From Candidatus Eisenbacteria bacterium:
TTCTTCTCCTTGATCCAATCGGCTAAAGATCATTAGATCTTGAAACGATTCAAGATACCTGGACTTCTCGCGGCTGAGACGGCTGAGTTCGCAAGGCATCAATCCAGCAGGCCTGATTTTGGAAATACCCAAGAAAATCTAATATTCAAATCCTTGCGCCGCCGGGCCGATACTCCTATCGTGCCAAGCTGGTCGTGTGTTCAATCGGATGCCCTTCGCGGCCAACCGCAGGTGGTTTTGGGTCCGGATTTTAACCCGGAGTCGGTATGGAAGAGAAGAGCGGCGCACAAGAGATCCCCTCCGCTAAGGGGATCTATTCAGGCGGATTTCGCGATCTCGTGATCCGCTTTATCCTCTTTATGGCCCTGTGGCTGATCTTGTCCGGCCACTACGACGTGGAGCATATCAGTCTCGGTTTTCTATCCGTGGTCGCCGTGCTGGCGGTCAACGGCCCCGTCCGCCGCTGCCCGGTCGAAGTCGATATGGATGAAGACCGGTGGGAATTCGCACCCACCCTCGTTCACTGGGGCCATCTCCTACTCTATATCCCCTGGCTCATCAAAGAGATTGTCATGGCCAGCCTGCAAGTGGCCCAGCTCGTCCTCTCCCCCAAAATGCCGGTCGATCCGGTGCTGGTCGGGTTCCGTGTCGATCTCCGCAGTCCTCTTGCCCGGACGATGCTCGGCAATTCGATCACTTTAACGCCGGGCACTTTAACGTTGGAAATTCAGGAGGATTGGTTCCTCGTCCACGCGCTTGTGGAATCGTCCGCGGGGAGTCTGATCTCCGGAACGATGCAGAAGCGGGTTGCGGAGGTCTATGGATACGAAAAAGGAATGGTTGGTGAGGCGAAGATCTTTCGCACGATGAAGGAACTGGGCGGATGAACCACTTCTTCACTATTACCGCAATTATTCTCAGCATCGTTATGGTGCTTCCCTTCTACCGTCTTGTAGTGGGACCCACGGTTTTCGATCGTATGCTGGGCGCCGGCGCCATCGGTTCCAAGACACTCGTTCTTCTCACCATTGTGGGGATGCTCTACGGCCGCGTAGAGATGTTCATCGATATCGTCATCGCTTACAGCCTGCTCAACTTCATCGGTGTTCTTGCCGCCGCCAAATATCTCGAGAAAAAGGGAATTGAACCATGAACATTCTGGCGGTCATTCTGATTATCGGTGGTGTCTTCTTCTTGACGGTGGGAAGCCTCGGCGTCATCCGCCTCCCCGATTTTTATTCGCGGACGCATGCTGTCGGCAAATCCGACACATTGGGTCTTCTGCTGGCGATGGCCGGTCTCGCGATCTATCACGGATGGCACATTGACAGCCTAAAAATCCTCCTGGTGGCTGTCTTTGTCGGATTGAGCAATCCGACGGCCAGCCACGCCCTCGCGCGTGCGGCGTTGAGAAAAGGGCTGGCGCCTTGGACCCGGGGAGGCCGCACATGAGCTGGGTTGTCGATTTCGTGCTCTTGACGGCCACACTGGTCACCGGCTTCCTTGCCCTTCGGGTCAAAGATCTTCTGGCGGCGGTCGTGGCCCTCTCCGCCTACTCCTTCTTCATGGCTCTGCTGTACACCGTCTTTGGAGCGGTCGACGTGGGCTTCACGGAGGCCGTGATCGGCGCCGGTATCACCGGCGTTCTCTTCGTTGCGGCCATATTCGTTCTAGGTAGGAGAGCGGCGGATTGAAGATCCTATCCTACATCATCCTCATCGCCTTCGGGCTCCTCATGATCATTACGATCGCCGACATGCCGCCCCGCGGAGATATTCACTCACCGGCGGCGGAACATGTTTCCCCTGATTATATAAAGAATGCCGAGCATGACATGGCCACACCCAATATCGTCACCGCAATCCTGGCCGACTACAGAGGATATGACACGCTGGGTGAAACGACGGTTATTTTCGCGGCGGGCTTGGCCTGCATGCTGATCCTCTATCGGAAAGAGAGGACGATGCAAGAGGGCCGGAAGAAGTGATCAAGAGAACCGACAGCATCATCGTGGCCGTGATGGCCCGGGCCCTGGTTCCTCTGATCCAGCTCTACGCCCTTTATGTGCACTTTCACGGACACTCCAGCCCCGGCGGCGGTTTTCAGGGCGGCGCGCTGCTGGCAGCGAGCATCCTTCTGATCCGGATCACAATGAGCCCGCAATCATCTCATGAGCAATTCCCGGCGGACTGGGGTGTCCGCATGGGAGCCATCGGCACGCTGATCTATGCGGGGACCGGCATTCTCTGCCTCTTGGGCGGCGGCCACTTTCTCGATTACGCCCGAATGATCGGCTTCAGCGGCGAGGCGGCCTCCCTCCGTTCCCTTGGAATTACATTTATCGAAACGGGGGTTCTCTTCGCTGTCATGGGGACAATGGTCACCCTTTTTGACCGGATCATAGCGGAGGCGGAGTGATGAGCGAGGCCTTCTTGGGATACTACGCCTATGCAGCAACTGTCTTGCTGCTGCTGCTCGGCCTTTTTGGGATGCTCATGAAGCGCAATCTTGTCAAGAAGTTGATCGCCATGAACATTCTTCAGACAGCCGTCATCCTGTTTTACATTATCATTTCAACCAAATGGGGATCGACGATACCGATCCTCGAACATGCCGCTCACGGACAGGAACACGCTATCAATCCAGAACATTTCGCCAACCCCCTGCCGCACGCTCTCATGCTGACCGCTATCGTCGTGAGTGTCGCCACAACAGGCGTCTCTCTCGCCCTGCTGATCCTCATCAAGCGGCGCTTCGGCACACTGGAAGAGAATGAGATCTTGGAGAGAAGCTCGTCATGATACAGGGATCGGTGAAGGGGATGGAACGGAATTCCAGAGGGCGGCGCGATGTCTCCTAGCCTGATCCTCTACATCCCCATGACCCTGCTGGTCGGCGGGCTGGTCGTTACGATCTGTGGAACCATCAACCGCAGGCTGGCCTATCCCGTTTTCTGGGTGTTCCTTGCGGGTTCTACAATCGCCGCTCTCCTCGGGCTTCAACAGGTTCTCCGATTCGGCACGCTTCGCTATGAGTTGGGGGGGTGGGCGCCTCCCATTGGAATTGAGTATGTCCTGGATCCCCTCTCCGCCTTCATGGCCGCGCTGATAACCTGTGTCGCCGTTCTTGTGATGATCTATGCCAAGAAAAGCGCCGGCGATGAACTGCCCGGCCGCGACACTTCCTTCTATGGTATGTCGGCCCTCCTCCTTGCGGGTCTGCTCGGCATCGTTGTCACCGGCGATTTGTTCAACCTCTATGTGTTTCTCGAGATCGCCTCACTGGCCGCCTACGCCCTGCTGGCCACAGGCGAGAAACGGGCGCCGCTGGCGGCTTTCCGCTACGTCCTGTTGGGAACGGTCAGCGCCTCCTTCTATCTCATCGGGATCGGCCTTCTTTATTCCAGGACCGGAACCCTGAATATGGCCGATATGGCCGCGCAGATGGGCGGGATTACCTCCTTCCGCTCCGTACAACTCGCCGCGGTTTTTCTAGTCACCGCGATGGGCATCAAGATGGCGCTCTTCCCCCTGCACCTTTGGCTGCCCGACGCCTATACATACGCCCCCTCAACTGTAACCGGATTAATCGCGCCCCTCATGACCAAGGTCGGCGCTTATGCCATGATCCGGCTCTTACTCTTTGTTTTGGGTCCGGCTTTCATACGGGACGACCTCGGAGCCACGGCATGGATCGCCTGGGTTTCCGCCGCCGGGATCCTCGCAGGCTCCATTATGGCTATCGCTCAGAAGGATCTTAAGCGGATGCTGGCTTACAGCAGCGTCAGCCAGGTCGCCTATATCGGATTGGGTATCGGCTTGGGGAATGTCTTCGGATTCATCGGCGCCGTGTTGCACATTTTGAATCACGCCCTGATGAAAGCCTGTCTCTTCCTTGTCGCCGGCATTATCCGGTACAAGCACGGGGCCATCTCCATCCCGCAATTCGCGGGACTGGGGCGCCGCATGCCCCTCACCATGGCGGCCTTTACCATCGCGGCGCTTTCCATGGTCGGGCTTCCCCCCGCGGCCGGCTTCTTCAGCAAGTGGTATCTCGTACTGGGCGGCATCGAATCCCGCCAGTGGATTTTTGTCGCCGTGATCCTGGTTTCAAGTCTTCTAAACGCGGTTTACTTCTTTAACGTTTTGGAAAAGATCTATCTCACGCGGAAGGACGATGGCCAGGAGGATCAAGCCGGATGGGATGAAGCGCCGGTCAGCATGCTGATTCCAACCCTGATACTGGCGGTCGGCATTCTCGCTGCCGGATTGGC
This genomic window contains:
- a CDS encoding Na+/H+ antiporter subunit E, encoding MEEKSGAQEIPSAKGIYSGGFRDLVIRFILFMALWLILSGHYDVEHISLGFLSVVAVLAVNGPVRRCPVEVDMDEDRWEFAPTLVHWGHLLLYIPWLIKEIVMASLQVAQLVLSPKMPVDPVLVGFRVDLRSPLARTMLGNSITLTPGTLTLEIQEDWFLVHALVESSAGSLISGTMQKRVAEVYGYEKGMVGEAKIFRTMKELGG
- a CDS encoding pH regulation protein F, with amino-acid sequence MNHFFTITAIILSIVMVLPFYRLVVGPTVFDRMLGAGAIGSKTLVLLTIVGMLYGRVEMFIDIVIAYSLLNFIGVLAAAKYLEKKGIEP
- the mnhG gene encoding monovalent cation/H(+) antiporter subunit G yields the protein MNILAVILIIGGVFFLTVGSLGVIRLPDFYSRTHAVGKSDTLGLLLAMAGLAIYHGWHIDSLKILLVAVFVGLSNPTASHALARAALRKGLAPWTRGGRT
- a CDS encoding DUF4040 domain-containing protein, with the protein product MSWVVDFVLLTATLVTGFLALRVKDLLAAVVALSAYSFFMALLYTVFGAVDVGFTEAVIGAGITGVLFVAAIFVLGRRAAD
- a CDS encoding sodium:proton antiporter, which gives rise to MIKRTDSIIVAVMARALVPLIQLYALYVHFHGHSSPGGGFQGGALLAASILLIRITMSPQSSHEQFPADWGVRMGAIGTLIYAGTGILCLLGGGHFLDYARMIGFSGEAASLRSLGITFIETGVLFAVMGTMVTLFDRIIAEAE
- a CDS encoding cation:proton antiporter subunit C is translated as MSEAFLGYYAYAATVLLLLLGLFGMLMKRNLVKKLIAMNILQTAVILFYIIISTKWGSTIPILEHAAHGQEHAINPEHFANPLPHALMLTAIVVSVATTGVSLALLILIKRRFGTLEENEILERSSS
- a CDS encoding monovalent cation/H+ antiporter subunit D family protein; this translates as MSPSLILYIPMTLLVGGLVVTICGTINRRLAYPVFWVFLAGSTIAALLGLQQVLRFGTLRYELGGWAPPIGIEYVLDPLSAFMAALITCVAVLVMIYAKKSAGDELPGRDTSFYGMSALLLAGLLGIVVTGDLFNLYVFLEIASLAAYALLATGEKRAPLAAFRYVLLGTVSASFYLIGIGLLYSRTGTLNMADMAAQMGGITSFRSVQLAAVFLVTAMGIKMALFPLHLWLPDAYTYAPSTVTGLIAPLMTKVGAYAMIRLLLFVLGPAFIRDDLGATAWIAWVSAAGILAGSIMAIAQKDLKRMLAYSSVSQVAYIGLGIGLGNVFGFIGAVLHILNHALMKACLFLVAGIIRYKHGAISIPQFAGLGRRMPLTMAAFTIAALSMVGLPPAAGFFSKWYLVLGGIESRQWIFVAVILVSSLLNAVYFFNVLEKIYLTRKDDGQEDQAGWDEAPVSMLIPTLILAVGILAAGLANAVIVEGILRKALPPGI